The Leptospira terpstrae serovar Hualin str. LT 11-33 = ATCC 700639 genome includes a region encoding these proteins:
- the yihA gene encoding ribosome biogenesis GTP-binding protein YihA/YsxC: MHKYSKEIPFPETKFFTSIANLNEKEELDSIPSIAFMGRSNSGKSSLLNALSNHRGLAKVSRTPGKTKLINIFRTREGFNLVDLPGFGYSKASHKEHKDMMKLLEGFLNTWQNLKILFILCDSQREFPEEELSTIEVAMEKKIKPVVIRTKIDKLNQSEQHRVRTDMETSMNKIGVPFRVFYVSATTGRGVGELREFIVENMIPSNKGV; this comes from the coding sequence ATGCACAAGTATTCTAAAGAAATACCCTTTCCGGAAACTAAATTCTTCACTTCCATTGCCAACCTTAACGAAAAGGAAGAATTGGATTCCATTCCTTCCATCGCCTTTATGGGTAGGTCCAACTCTGGGAAGTCTAGTTTACTCAACGCACTCTCTAACCACAGAGGTCTTGCTAAAGTTTCTAGAACTCCCGGTAAAACAAAACTAATTAATATTTTCCGAACCAGAGAAGGTTTTAATCTAGTCGACTTACCTGGATTTGGTTATTCAAAGGCCTCTCACAAAGAACATAAAGATATGATGAAACTTTTAGAAGGTTTCTTAAACACATGGCAAAATTTGAAAATTTTATTTATCCTTTGTGATTCACAAAGAGAATTTCCGGAAGAAGAACTTTCTACCATTGAAGTTGCCATGGAGAAAAAAATCAAACCTGTGGTGATCCGTACAAAAATAGATAAACTAAATCAAAGTGAACAACACCGAGTTCGTACGGATATGGAAACTTCAATGAATAAAATTGGCGTTCCCTTTAGAGTGTTTTATGTATCGGCTACAACAGGTAGAGGTGTTGGTGAGTTACGTGAGTTTATCGTGGAAAATATGATTCCATCAAACAAAGGTGTCTAA
- the omp85 gene encoding Omp85 family outer membrane protein, with protein sequence MYNHIIRSFTLLLFFSFFHGVFGQERQPRTDLPFEISEKKRLSERDFKNKKEGGYFTGLPLINSDPNVGVGYGARVLYFYNGAKTSPMFEYTPYRVRVFAQYFNTTKRAPYHQLSIDAPYIFDTKWRLRADLVYERNPNSLFFGVGENTLQPLSYLERNDPNGQIRRNAPFSDYEDNLNYRRPGDAGSGEAPIVSDHRYNRYDIENPNFSTSGEYSFFGGTLRTVTGVRLSKQIIRTYDGKYNDAQLGPADGILGLLDVDRTFGTPQGETKLTRDDKDGKIKGINGGYTNTVRAGIVYDTRDFEPDPNRGLFLEYTHERSTKAIGSTSEFNKNLVSGRIFISPVQWFTSKPPEILEKFVLAARGTMIQTNGDAPFYEYRNMWGTETNQSGLGGRTTIRGYKQDRFVGQTMAFANFEIRWKFAEAEFGGQHFDFQLVPFYDVGRVWDRTEDANLKNYKHSRGIGLRIPWNQATVIYFDHAISNEDRQTFINFNHIF encoded by the coding sequence ATGTACAATCATATTATAAGAAGTTTTACGCTTCTGTTGTTTTTTTCGTTTTTTCATGGGGTTTTCGGTCAGGAACGTCAACCCCGGACCGACCTTCCGTTCGAGATCTCTGAAAAAAAGAGACTGAGCGAGAGGGATTTTAAGAATAAAAAAGAGGGTGGGTACTTTACAGGTCTTCCTCTCATCAACTCTGATCCCAATGTGGGTGTCGGTTATGGGGCTCGTGTGCTTTATTTTTACAATGGAGCGAAAACTTCGCCCATGTTTGAATACACTCCCTACCGTGTAAGGGTATTTGCTCAGTATTTTAATACGACAAAACGAGCTCCCTACCACCAGTTAAGTATCGATGCACCGTATATCTTCGATACCAAGTGGAGACTCCGTGCAGATTTAGTCTATGAGCGAAATCCAAACTCTCTTTTCTTTGGTGTAGGAGAAAATACCCTCCAACCCCTTTCTTATTTAGAAAGAAATGATCCCAATGGTCAGATCAGAAGGAATGCTCCTTTTTCCGATTATGAAGACAATTTGAATTATCGTCGTCCAGGGGATGCAGGATCTGGCGAAGCTCCTATTGTAAGTGATCACAGATACAATCGTTATGACATTGAAAATCCTAACTTTAGTACTTCTGGTGAGTACTCTTTTTTCGGAGGTACACTTCGTACGGTAACGGGTGTTCGTCTATCAAAACAAATCATTCGAACTTATGACGGAAAGTATAACGATGCACAGTTAGGTCCAGCCGACGGAATTTTAGGACTTCTTGATGTAGATCGTACTTTTGGAACACCGCAAGGGGAAACCAAGTTAACTCGCGATGATAAAGATGGAAAGATAAAGGGAATTAACGGTGGTTATACAAATACGGTTCGTGCCGGGATTGTTTATGACACTCGTGACTTTGAACCAGACCCCAATCGCGGATTGTTTTTAGAATACACTCATGAACGTTCCACAAAGGCCATTGGATCTACTTCCGAATTCAACAAGAACTTGGTATCAGGTCGTATTTTCATAAGCCCCGTACAATGGTTTACCAGCAAACCTCCGGAAATTTTGGAAAAGTTTGTTCTCGCTGCGCGTGGAACGATGATCCAAACCAATGGGGATGCTCCATTTTATGAATACCGCAACATGTGGGGAACAGAAACCAACCAATCTGGTTTAGGTGGTAGGACTACCATCCGTGGTTACAAACAGGATCGTTTTGTAGGCCAAACGATGGCATTTGCAAACTTTGAAATTCGTTGGAAGTTCGCTGAGGCGGAATTTGGTGGGCAACACTTTGATTTCCAATTGGTTCCGTTCTATGATGTAGGACGTGTTTGGGATCGCACTGAAGATGCAAATCTAAAAAACTACAAACACTCTAGAGGTATTGGTTTACGAATTCCTTGGAACCAAGCAACTGTTATCTATTTTGATCATGCGATTTCGAATGAAGATAGACAAACTTTCATTAACTTTAACCATATATTTTAG
- a CDS encoding acetyl-CoA carboxylase biotin carboxyl carrier protein subunit, whose product MDYLFETKSGPASVYVSGLSVRVRLGLESFSFQLNDLVKEKTNSSNTNPLQSVLMNDGSVLQFLKVRNELFLHWKGETWSGKLAERQYEGGAQTSPEIKSPMPGKVVQISTEVGKEHKQGETLLILEAMKMENAVKAPYLCRVEEIRKSQGDLVQQDEVLIILHRIEPEKT is encoded by the coding sequence ATGGATTATTTATTTGAAACAAAATCTGGACCTGCTTCTGTTTATGTGAGCGGTCTTTCTGTTCGAGTTCGATTGGGGTTGGAATCTTTTTCCTTCCAATTGAATGATTTGGTAAAAGAAAAAACAAACTCATCGAATACAAATCCATTACAATCTGTTCTCATGAATGATGGATCAGTATTACAATTTCTTAAAGTAAGAAATGAACTTTTTCTTCATTGGAAAGGAGAAACTTGGAGTGGAAAACTCGCCGAACGGCAGTATGAAGGTGGAGCCCAAACATCTCCAGAAATCAAAAGTCCTATGCCAGGGAAAGTAGTGCAAATCTCTACTGAAGTCGGAAAGGAACACAAACAAGGGGAAACACTTCTGATTTTGGAAGCGATGAAAATGGAGAACGCCGTTAAGGCCCCTTATCTATGCCGTGTAGAGGAGATTAGAAAATCGCAAGGGGATCTAGTCCAACAAGACGAAGTGCTGATCATATTACACAGAATCGAACCGGAAAAAACATAA
- the lsa25 gene encoding surface adhesin Lsa25 — MKKIQYCFALLVLSFFMNCEMKPVEDIYGLSPEETNQLFAGLIANQSLRDNGNGTITDTVANLVWQKCTHGQVYRAGFNDCLGAPQGSIFNPYDSARAGAAQVAFCDSKTHACNSVAFPQVIQGFSSIGIAGSSELYGACQNSNYLGATWRVPTAIEYQRLVIPGRAATLQFFPSTQEEDYWTAWSNHEDLPGETAYAISFDRQSYGVQRNVVKTQRNYVRCVRTGP, encoded by the coding sequence ATGAAAAAAATTCAATATTGTTTCGCTCTTTTGGTCTTATCTTTTTTCATGAACTGTGAAATGAAGCCGGTAGAAGATATCTACGGTTTAAGCCCGGAAGAAACCAACCAGCTGTTTGCTGGTCTCATCGCCAACCAAAGTCTTCGTGACAATGGTAATGGAACCATCACTGATACTGTCGCCAATTTAGTCTGGCAAAAATGTACGCATGGCCAAGTATACCGTGCGGGATTTAATGATTGTTTGGGGGCTCCGCAAGGCTCTATTTTCAATCCTTATGATTCCGCTCGAGCAGGGGCCGCTCAAGTTGCATTTTGTGATTCTAAAACACATGCATGTAACTCGGTTGCGTTTCCACAAGTGATCCAAGGTTTTTCTTCCATTGGGATTGCTGGATCCAGCGAATTGTATGGTGCTTGCCAAAACAGTAACTACTTAGGTGCCACTTGGAGAGTTCCCACAGCGATCGAATACCAAAGGTTAGTGATTCCTGGTCGGGCGGCAACACTCCAATTTTTTCCTTCTACACAAGAAGAAGATTATTGGACTGCTTGGTCAAATCACGAGGACCTTCCAGGGGAAACTGCTTATGCAATTTCCTTTGACAGACAGTCTTACGGGGTACAAAGAAATGTAGTGAAAACACAAAGGAATTATGTCCGATGCGTTCGCACAGGCCCGTAA